The Microcystis panniformis FACHB-1757 region GTCACTTTCCCCGGTGGTACTCACGATCTCTGGATGCGCTATTGGTTAGCCGCCGGCGGCATCGATCCGAATAAAGATCTATCCCTAATTGTTGTTCCTCCGGCACAAATGGTGGCTAACATGAAAGTCGGCACGATGCAAGCTTTCTGTGTGGGGGAACCTTGGAACGCCCAATTGGTTAACAAAAAACTCGGTTATTCGGCCCTGATTACCGGGGAACTTTGGAAAGATCACCCCGAAAAAGCCCTAACTATGCGCGCCGATTGGGTGGATAAAAATCCCAAAGCGGCAAAAGCTTTAACCATGGCTGTTTTGGAAGCGCAGCAATGGTGCAATGATCCCGCTAATGTTAAGGAAATGTGCGAGATTATTTCAGGACGGGAATGGCTGAAAATTGACCCCGCCGATATCTTGGGAAGAATGCAGGGTAATATCGATTTCGGTGATGGTCGCAAAATCGAAAATAGCCCCGTAGCCATGAAATTCTGGGCTGATAACGCTTCCTATCCCTACAAGAGTCATGATACTTGGTTTGTGACTGAAGACATCCGTTGGGGCTATATTCCCGCCGATACGGACATCAAAGCTTTAGTTGATAAGGTTAACCGGGAAGATATCTGGAGAGAAGCCGCCACAGCCCTCAATGTTCCGGCTGATCAAATTCCCACCTCTACCTCTCGCGGTGTGGAAACTTTCTTTGATGGTGTTACTTTTGACCCTGAAAATCCCACCGCTTATCTGAAATCTCTCAAGATTAAAAAGGTTTAAATCAGTGTTCAGTGATCAGTAATCAGTTAAAGATGATTTTCTGATAGCTGATAACTGAACCACTGATAACTGAACCACTGAACCACTGACAACTCAACCACTGATAACTGATAACTGATAACTGATAACTGATTATGGCTGTTTCTATTTCTCGTCGTTCTCAAGGTCAGAAATGGGTAAAAGACCTGAAAAAAAAATTATCCAAACTAGCAACTTCGGCGATTGCTTTATTAATTTTCCTTCTCCTCTGGCAAATTCTCTGTTTTAGTCCCGATGCTCCCCTTCCTAGTCCCACCAAAGTGGTTAGCGAGACCTGGGAATTAATTATTAATCCCTTCTTCAATAATGGTGGCACGGATGTGGGGTTATTCTGGCAAATTTTAGCTAGTTTACAACGGGTGGCCGTCGGTTTCACCCTTGCCGCTATTGTTGGCATCGCTGCGGGTATTTTAATCGGTAGTAGCGCCCTAATTTATGATGCGATCGATCCGATTTTCCAAATCCTGCGTACCGTTCCCCCCCTAGCTTGGCTACCCATCTCCCTAGCGGCTTTTCGTAATAACGAACCTAGTGCCATATTTGTAATTTTTATTACAGCAATTTGGCCAATTATTATTAACACGGCCGTGGGAGTACAGCAGGTTCCCCAAGACTATAAAAACGTCTCTAGAGTGTTGAAATTATCCAAAGTTGAATACTTTTTCAATATTCTTTTTCCCGCCACCGTTCCCTACGTTTTCACCGGATTAAGAATCGGTATCGGTTTATCTTGGTTGGCGATTGTAGCGGCAGAAATGCTGATCGGTGGCGTGGGAATTGGCTTCTTTATCTGGGATGCTTGGAATAGTTCCATGATCAGTGAAATTATCCTCGCCCTGATTTATGTGGGTATTGTTGGTTTCTTACTCGATCGCCTCATGGCCTACATCGCTAAATTAGTTGTACCCGAAGAAAATAAATAGGGTTTGCGGCAAAAAGTTTTTCGGTGGGGGCAGGGTGTGGGGTGTGGGGAGCTTTTGGTTCTTCGTTACTTGGTATGATTCGATATGGGGGCATAAATCGACTAAATCCTTATCTGGTAAGAGATTTAATTGATTAGTTCGCTCTAGATCAAAAACAATTGACAAAAATGGCCAAATGCTTTTCTACATAAGGGTTCCATCCCTTATATCCCCCGTCCATTGCATAACACAAACCGAAGAGCCGAGCTTTTTAAGTAAACAGTAAACAGTAAACTAAAAACTCACATCTGATAACTGACAACTGATAACTGATAACTGATAACTGATAACTGAAAATGTCTGCATTTATTGAAGTCGATCACATTGATAAGGTTTTCCCTCTGCCCGATGGCCGTCAATATATCGCCCTAAAAAATATCGATCTCAGCGTTACTCAAGGGGAATTTATCTCTTTAATCGGTCATTCCGGTTGCGGGAAATCCACCCTCTTAAATATGGTCGCTGGACTCGATCGCCCGACGGTGGGAGGGGTGATTTTAGAGGGAAAAGAAATTAAAGGTCCCGGTCCCGATCGCATGGTGGTCTTCCAGAATTATTCTCTGCTGCCTTGGTTAACCGTCCGAGAAAATATCGCCCTAGGAGTTAACCGCGTGCTGCGTCATCTACCGGCTGCTGAACGCAAAAGTGTCATCGAACATAGTATCGATATGGTACACCTGCGCCATGCGGCCAACAAACGACCGGGAGAATTATCGGGAGGCATGAAACAAAGGGTAGCGATCGCCCGCGCTCTAGCCCTACGGCCGAAAGTCCTGCTACTCGATGAACCCTTTGGGGCGCTGGATGCGTTAACCAGAGGCAATTTACAGGAACGTTTGATGGAAATCGTCGAAGAAAGCCACGTTACCTGTATCATGGTCACGCACGATGTGGATGAGGCCCTATTACTATCCGATCGAGTGGTGATGTTAACCACCGGTCCGGAGGCCCATATCGGTCAGATTCTCGATGTTCCCATTCCCCGGCCCCGGCATCGTTTAGAAGTAGTTAACCATCCCAGTTACTACTCCCTCCGTAACGAGATCGTTTATTTCCTCAACCAACAGAAGCGATCGAAGAAAGTCGGTCAACCCACCGGACCGGTGACAGTGATCGGTCAAGCTACCAGACTGAAAACCAATCCCACCATCGGTTTTATCCCCCTCACCGATTGCGCTCCGATTATTATCGCCAAAGAGAAAGGTTTCTTCGCCGAGGAAGGATTAGAGGATGTTATCCTGCAACGAGAACCCAACTGGAAAGCACTCGCCCAAGGGGTGGCCACCGGTCGTCTCGATGCGGCCCAGATGGTGGCGGGAATGCCCCTCAGCATGACCATTGGCGCTGGCAATAAGCCCTCTGTCCCCGTCATTAGCGCTTTGGTACTCAGTCGCAACGGTAACGCCATCACCCTCAGCAATAAATACAGGGAATTGGGGGTAGAAAAACTGGAGGACTTAAAGGATGCCCTCCAGCAAAGTCCCGATAAAATCGCCACTTTCGGCATGGTTCACCCCGCTTCCATGCACAATCTGCTGTTACGCTACTGGTTAGCTAGTGGCGGCATCGATCCCGATAGTGATGTGAATTTAGCCGTAATTCCGCCGCCTCAGATGGTTTCCCTGCTAAAAGCGGGTAAGATCGACGGTTATTGTGTGGGGGAACCCTGGAACTCCTACGCCGTTCACGAAAAATTAGGCTACGTTATCGCCACCGATCTTGATATTTGGCCCGGACACCAAGAAAAAGTTCTCGGAGTCAAGGAAACTTGGGCAGCGAAACATCCCGAAACCCATATCGCCATGGTGAAAGCTTTAATTAAAGCCTGCGAATACTGCGATGATCAGCGTAATCGAGAAGAAATCGTCAATATTCTCAGTCAGCCCCAGTATGTGGGCGTGGATAGGACAATTATTCGGCCTGGTTTCCTCGATGGTTACGATCGCGGTTTAGGAACCGCCCCCGAACCCCTATTCCGATTTAACCAGTTTTACGTCGATCAAGCTAACTGTCCGGGCCGCAGTGAGGCGTTATGGACCCTAACTCAGCTTGCCCGTTGGGGTTACGCGCCTTTCCCCCGCAACTGGGTAGAAGTGATTGAACGCGTCCGTCGTCCCGATCTGTTTGGTGAAGCTTGCCGGTCCCTGGGCCTTCCCGATTTGGAACCCAATCGCCACAGTTTTGCCCTCTTCGATCATCTTATTTTCAATCCCGACGATCCGATCAGCTATCTGGAACGTTTCTCGATCCGTCGCGATTATCGCGTCTCAGAAGTTCTCCTCGATGATACCGTCGCTAATTAATGGTTGTGGTGGGCTTTGCCCACCTTAAAATAAATCTAGGACGAATTATGCAAACTTTTACCGATAAGACCGTGAATTCCACCACTACTACCCAGCCTTTTTTATTAGTTAGTAATGTTGCCAAAGAATACCCCTCCCCCGAAGGGGTTTACACCGTTTTAGATGGTGTGGAGCTGCAAGTTAATGAGGGGGAATTTGTCTGCATTATCGGTCACTCCGGCTGCGGTAAATCGACCCTTTTAAATATGGTGGCGGGGTTTTCTTCTCCTAGTCGTGGGCAAGTGCTGCTACAGGATAAAGAGGTTAAGGAACCAGGACCGGACCGGATGATGGTATTCCAAAATTATTCGCTTCTGCCCTGGAAAACTGCCTTTGAGAACGTTTATATCGGGGTTAGTTCGGTTTATCCCCAAAAATCTCACGCTGAGAAGGTGAAGATTGTGGAAGAAAATCTATCCTTAGTGGGATTGACAGAAGCAGCCCAGAAAAAACCCCCCCAATTATCGGGAGGCATGAAACAACGGGTTGCGATCGCCCGCGCCCTGGCCATTCGTCCCCAAGTCCTCATCCTCGATGAACCGTTTGGGGCCCTAGATGCGATCACTAAAGAAGAATTACAGGAAGAATTGCTGAAAATCTGGCAAGAACACCAGTTAACCGTGTTGATGATTACCCACGATATCGATGAGGCTTTGTTCTTGTGCGATCGCTTGGTGATGATGACCAACGGCCCAAGCGCTAAAATCGGGGAGGTGTTAAAGATGCCTTTTGCTCGTCCCCGGGTTCGTTCCCAAATTACCGAGGATCCCCGTTACTACGAACTTCGCAATGAAGCCCTCGATTTCCTCTACAATCGTTTTGCCCATTCGGAGGATCCCAACGAGGATGCCCCCGAACAACCCCGCACAGAAAATCTCGTGGGTAAAATTGTTACTGCTATTGGTGGCATAGCTTTACTCGCTTTTGTCGGTTTTAGTCTGATACAAATGTTCACTAGCAAGACTGCCAATACTGCTAATCCGGCTACCATCGAGGACTCCAGATAAGTAACAGTTATCAGTTATCAGTTATCAGTTATCAGATTTGAGTTTTAAGTGACAGTATTAAATATAAGTTTCTTACTATCTTTTCACTGATTACTGTTTACTGATTACTGACCAAGAATAAACCAGAAAGAGACAAAGAACAAAAAGCTGAAACCCGATCAGTTTAACTTATATAGTAGTGATCGATCTTTGTATCCTTTGTGTCTGGAGTGGTTCGTTCCACTCACTTGCCCGCAAGACTGTATCTTAGAATAGATTTTAATCTCTGGAGAGTTTATCAATGATTAAGATGTTCAAAGACCGATTTATCACCGATATCGTTGGGGAGAGGTTGGCTTAACTTTCTCAGAGCAAAGATAACGAATAAAGTCGCCCAGAGAATTAATAGCCCCTTTTCCCAATTTAAGGGCAATATCCCCAAAAGATGACCGAGTAAAAGGGTGGGAACTAGAGGGGTTAAAAACTTGGTTTCTAGACGATTAAAACAAAAAGCTTCTTTGAAATAAATCCCCGTGAGACTAGCAAAAATAAAGCCGACACCGAATAAGCTCACCGGGTGGTTATAGACAAATTCTAGGGGAGAAAGGTGAGAATAGAGGCTGAAAATTAGGGAAGTAATCGCCCCGATTAGCCAAAAAAATTGCAGGAGACGATGGAGGGGAATTAAATATATATGGATAGTCAATAAACTGATGCCTAACCCCAGACAAAAACCCATGTATAAAAGGTTAGTCAGGGGCAGTAATTGCGGTCGGGTGAGAACTATAATTGTAGCGACAGCGAAACTAAAAGCCGCTAAATTTAAACCCAGACGGTAGAGACGCACCCCTAGGCGATCACTATCCGTAATCGTAAACTCTCCGAATTGACCTTGATAAACTCGATCGACAGCAGGGGAAGTCATAATGCTCTAAAGAAAAAGGGAAGCTTAGAAAAGATCGACTACAAATTATCTTAAGCTTAAATTATGCCAGTAGCCTCACTTCTCCCTCCTCTCGGCTGACTAATTGCGATTTTAGTAGTCAATCAAGCTAAAAATTATGATTAATTGGGATAAAAAGACTATATATGTTATTTTACTACGTCTTTCTTGTTTTAACTTCTAATTGCTTGTCATTTCAGTAATTCTCTTTGGTGCCAGAGACTTTTATGAACTCAACTAGCGAAATTTTGATCGTGGGCGGTGGTATCATCGGATTAGCGATCGCCGTCGATTTACAATTGCGCGGGGCAAAAGTTACCCTCCTAGTTCGAGATATAGCTCAGGCCGCTAGTCGTGCGGCTGCGGGAATGTTGGCCCCCCATGCGGAGGGAATTCCCCCGGGTCCGTTTCTCGAGCTTTGCCTGCAATCGCGCTGGCTATATCCAGAATGGATCCGCAAAATCGAGGATTTAACGGGGATAAACACCGGTTACTATCCCTGTGGTATTCTTGCTCCCGTTTACGAGCTAGATCAGCCCGTTACTACCGAGGAAGTTAATAAAATTTGGTTAGACAGCAATGCAGTTCACCTCTACCAACCCGGATTAGGTAAAGATGTGGTCGGTGGTTGGTGGTATCCCGACGATGGACAAGTGGATAACCGGCAGCTAGTGACTGTCCTGCAACAAGCGGCCGAAAATTTAGGGGTAGAAATTCGCCAAGGGGTAGAAGTCCACGCCATACAACAAAAGCAGGGAAAAGTCAAGAGTATTTATACCTCAATTGGGGAATTAGAAGCAAAAATTTACATTTTAGCGGCGGGATCCTGGGCCAGTCAACTTTTACCCCTCCCTATCCATCCCGTCAAAGGCCAAATGGCAGCGGTAAAAATGCCCCCTAACCAGACCTTAGCGAGGGTTTTATTCGGTCCGCAAACCTATCTGGTTCCCCGTCGCAATGGTCGTTTAATTATCGGGGCCACTTCCGAAAAAGTCGCCTGGCAAACGGGCAATACACCCCAAGGACTACAAACCCTTTTTGCGCGTGCTACCCGTCTCTATCCCCCTTTAGCTGACTGGGAAATCGAGGAGATGTGGTGGGGATTCCGTCCGGGTACAGCGGATGAATTACCTATTTTAGGCCGCAGTAGCTGTGATAACCTGATTTTAGCCACCGGTCACTATCGTAATGGCATTTTACTCGCTCCTGTTACTGCTTCCTTGATTGCCGACCTGGTGATTAATGACAAAGTTAATCCCATTTTGACCCATTTTAGCTGCGATCGCTTTAATCAACCATCACCCGTTACTATTCCACCTATGTCCTTAACTATTATTGAGAATAAACCCCAAGCGCTTTTATCGCCCCAAAATGATCGCCTCACCATTGCTGGGAAAACCTTTCACTCCCGCTTGATGACTGGGACTGGCAAATATGCCAATCTGACGACTATGCAGGAAAGTATTAGTGCCAGTGAATGTCAGATTGTCACCGTTGCCGTTAGACGAGTACAAACGAACGCACCCGGTCATGAGGGATTAGCAGAGGCGATCGATTGGTCTAAAATTTGGATGTTACCCAACACTGCCG contains the following coding sequences:
- a CDS encoding CmpA/NrtA family ABC transporter substrate-binding protein, translated to MSKLSRRRFIFTAGATAVGTAILHGCATPNNTATSPSPAGSPAASPVVSGETPEVTTAKLGFIALTDAAPLIIAKEKGLFAKHGMPDVQVMKQASWAATRDNLELGSAGNGIDGAHILSPMPYLMTLGKITKQPVPMYILARLNTNGQAISVANEYMDLKVALDSGVLKESFAKAKSAGKEVKAAVTFPGGTHDLWMRYWLAAGGIDPNKDLSLIVVPPAQMVANMKVGTMQAFCVGEPWNAQLVNKKLGYSALITGELWKDHPEKALTMRADWVDKNPKAAKALTMAVLEAQQWCNDPANVKEMCEIISGREWLKIDPADILGRMQGNIDFGDGRKIENSPVAMKFWADNASYPYKSHDTWFVTEDIRWGYIPADTDIKALVDKVNREDIWREAATALNVPADQIPTSTSRGVETFFDGVTFDPENPTAYLKSLKIKKV
- the ntrB gene encoding nitrate ABC transporter permease is translated as MAVSISRRSQGQKWVKDLKKKLSKLATSAIALLIFLLLWQILCFSPDAPLPSPTKVVSETWELIINPFFNNGGTDVGLFWQILASLQRVAVGFTLAAIVGIAAGILIGSSALIYDAIDPIFQILRTVPPLAWLPISLAAFRNNEPSAIFVIFITAIWPIIINTAVGVQQVPQDYKNVSRVLKLSKVEYFFNILFPATVPYVFTGLRIGIGLSWLAIVAAEMLIGGVGIGFFIWDAWNSSMISEIILALIYVGIVGFLLDRLMAYIAKLVVPEENK
- a CDS encoding ABC transporter ATP-binding/substrate-binding protein (This model describes the ATP binding subunits of ATP-binding cassette (ABC) transporters for nitrate transport, or for bicarbonate transport, in bacteria and archaea.), whose protein sequence is MSAFIEVDHIDKVFPLPDGRQYIALKNIDLSVTQGEFISLIGHSGCGKSTLLNMVAGLDRPTVGGVILEGKEIKGPGPDRMVVFQNYSLLPWLTVRENIALGVNRVLRHLPAAERKSVIEHSIDMVHLRHAANKRPGELSGGMKQRVAIARALALRPKVLLLDEPFGALDALTRGNLQERLMEIVEESHVTCIMVTHDVDEALLLSDRVVMLTTGPEAHIGQILDVPIPRPRHRLEVVNHPSYYSLRNEIVYFLNQQKRSKKVGQPTGPVTVIGQATRLKTNPTIGFIPLTDCAPIIIAKEKGFFAEEGLEDVILQREPNWKALAQGVATGRLDAAQMVAGMPLSMTIGAGNKPSVPVISALVLSRNGNAITLSNKYRELGVEKLEDLKDALQQSPDKIATFGMVHPASMHNLLLRYWLASGGIDPDSDVNLAVIPPPQMVSLLKAGKIDGYCVGEPWNSYAVHEKLGYVIATDLDIWPGHQEKVLGVKETWAAKHPETHIAMVKALIKACEYCDDQRNREEIVNILSQPQYVGVDRTIIRPGFLDGYDRGLGTAPEPLFRFNQFYVDQANCPGRSEALWTLTQLARWGYAPFPRNWVEVIERVRRPDLFGEACRSLGLPDLEPNRHSFALFDHLIFNPDDPISYLERFSIRRDYRVSEVLLDDTVAN
- a CDS encoding nitrate ABC transporter ATP-binding protein (This model describes the ATP binding subunits of ATP-binding cassette (ABC) transporters for nitrate transport, or for bicarbonate transport, in bacteria and archaea.), encoding MQTFTDKTVNSTTTTQPFLLVSNVAKEYPSPEGVYTVLDGVELQVNEGEFVCIIGHSGCGKSTLLNMVAGFSSPSRGQVLLQDKEVKEPGPDRMMVFQNYSLLPWKTAFENVYIGVSSVYPQKSHAEKVKIVEENLSLVGLTEAAQKKPPQLSGGMKQRVAIARALAIRPQVLILDEPFGALDAITKEELQEELLKIWQEHQLTVLMITHDIDEALFLCDRLVMMTNGPSAKIGEVLKMPFARPRVRSQITEDPRYYELRNEALDFLYNRFAHSEDPNEDAPEQPRTENLVGKIVTAIGGIALLAFVGFSLIQMFTSKTANTANPATIEDSR
- a CDS encoding DUF2301 domain-containing membrane protein, giving the protein MTSPAVDRVYQGQFGEFTITDSDRLGVRLYRLGLNLAAFSFAVATIIVLTRPQLLPLTNLLYMGFCLGLGISLLTIHIYLIPLHRLLQFFWLIGAITSLIFSLYSHLSPLEFVYNHPVSLFGVGFIFASLTGIYFKEAFCFNRLETKFLTPLVPTLLLGHLLGILPLNWEKGLLILWATLFVIFALRKLSQPLPNDIGDKSVFEHLNH
- the thiO gene encoding glycine oxidase ThiO; translation: MNSTSEILIVGGGIIGLAIAVDLQLRGAKVTLLVRDIAQAASRAAAGMLAPHAEGIPPGPFLELCLQSRWLYPEWIRKIEDLTGINTGYYPCGILAPVYELDQPVTTEEVNKIWLDSNAVHLYQPGLGKDVVGGWWYPDDGQVDNRQLVTVLQQAAENLGVEIRQGVEVHAIQQKQGKVKSIYTSIGELEAKIYILAAGSWASQLLPLPIHPVKGQMAAVKMPPNQTLARVLFGPQTYLVPRRNGRLIIGATSEKVAWQTGNTPQGLQTLFARATRLYPPLADWEIEEMWWGFRPGTADELPILGRSSCDNLILATGHYRNGILLAPVTASLIADLVINDKVNPILTHFSCDRFNQPSPVTIPPMSLTIIENKPQALLSPQNDRLTIAGKTFHSRLMTGTGKYANLTTMQESISASECQIVTVAVRRVQTNAPGHEGLAEAIDWSKIWMLPNTAGCQTAEEAVRVARLGREMAKLLGQEDNNFIKLEVIPDPKYLLPDPIGTLQAAEQLVKEGFAVLPYINADPLLAKRLEEAGCATVMPLGSPIGSGQGLKNEANIAIIIESSQIPVVVDAGIGTPSEAARAMEMGADALLINSAIAMAANPAMMAQAMAMAAKAGRLAYLAGRMPIKSYASPSSPLTGTIA